One Methanobacteriaceae archaeon genomic region harbors:
- a CDS encoding acetolactate synthase, protein MKIKQLSIFLENKKGRLWTALNTLAGGGINIRALSIADTSDFGILRLIVPEPEKAKKLLEKNNFIVKMKEVVAVELSDQPGGLASVLKILNDSDINLEYLYAFVHEKKDKAILLLSTDDLDILMEVLNDGGATLVPPEEVYDL, encoded by the coding sequence ATGAAAATAAAACAACTATCTATTTTCCTAGAAAATAAAAAAGGAAGACTTTGGACGGCTTTAAATACTTTGGCCGGTGGTGGAATAAATATACGAGCTTTATCAATAGCTGATACTTCAGATTTTGGTATTTTAAGGCTAATTGTTCCGGAACCTGAAAAAGCTAAGAAATTACTTGAGAAAAATAACTTTATAGTTAAAATGAAGGAAGTTGTTGCGGTTGAGTTATCTGATCAGCCAGGCGGTCTAGCATCTGTATTGAAAATATTAAATGATTCAGATATTAATTTGGAATATCTTTATGCATTTGTTCATGAAAAAAAAGATAAAGCAATATTGCTTCTAAGTACTGATGATTTAGATATTTTAATGGAAGTATTAAATGATGGTGGGGCCACTTTAGTACCTCCTGAAGAAGTTTACGACCTTTAA
- a CDS encoding phenylacetate--CoA ligase — translation MVWNEKAECMSRDDLNDLQLKKLQDVVKRAYENVPYYNKKFQNMGVFPEDIQSLEDIQKLPFTTKDDLRQVYPFGMFAVPKKDIIEVHTSSGTTGKPVVSGYTREDLDLWGEVMARGLTMMGVDDEDIIQNTHGYGLFTGGFGVHYGAQKIGATVIPISTGQTRRQIEIMTDFGTTVMIFTPSYGLYLSEVAEEEGFVPENSQLKAIGFGAEMWTNEMRKEIEKRFGAPAFNIYGLTEIMGPGVAIECNQQNGLHIFEDHFYPEIIDTNTSQNLDAGNAGELVLTTLSRIGMPVIRFITKDITSLRYEKCDCGRSLVKMDRITGRSDDMLKVKGVAVFPSQIEKALLKIDGVEPHYQIIVTRPHNLDEMEVKVETSESLFSDEIKEMVAIRKKIANFIENEIGIRVNITLVEPKSLPRSEGKAVRVIDKRNMY, via the coding sequence ATGGTCTGGAATGAAAAAGCAGAATGCATGTCTAGAGATGACTTAAATGACCTACAACTGAAAAAATTACAGGATGTTGTCAAAAGAGCTTATGAGAATGTTCCTTATTATAATAAAAAATTCCAAAATATGGGTGTTTTTCCAGAGGATATCCAATCTTTGGAAGATATTCAAAAGCTTCCTTTCACCACTAAAGATGATTTAAGGCAAGTTTATCCCTTTGGAATGTTTGCCGTACCTAAAAAAGATATTATTGAAGTCCATACCTCTTCAGGAACTACTGGAAAACCGGTTGTATCTGGATACACCAGAGAAGACCTGGATTTATGGGGTGAAGTTATGGCCCGGGGATTGACTATGATGGGGGTTGATGATGAGGATATTATTCAAAATACTCATGGATATGGTCTTTTTACAGGAGGATTTGGTGTCCATTATGGTGCCCAAAAAATCGGAGCTACAGTTATCCCTATTTCTACAGGACAAACCAGAAGACAGATTGAAATCATGACTGATTTTGGAACTACAGTAATGATTTTTACACCTTCTTATGGCCTTTATTTATCTGAGGTTGCTGAGGAGGAAGGATTTGTTCCTGAAAATTCTCAATTAAAGGCCATTGGTTTTGGAGCTGAGATGTGGACCAATGAAATGAGAAAGGAAATCGAAAAAAGATTTGGTGCACCTGCATTTAATATATATGGTCTTACCGAGATTATGGGGCCTGGAGTGGCCATTGAGTGCAATCAACAGAATGGATTGCATATTTTTGAAGATCATTTCTATCCGGAGATTATAGATACTAATACTTCTCAAAATTTGGATGCTGGAAATGCTGGTGAACTTGTTTTAACTACTTTGAGCCGGATTGGAATGCCAGTTATTCGTTTTATAACTAAAGATATAACCTCACTTCGCTATGAGAAATGTGATTGTGGCAGAAGTTTAGTTAAAATGGATAGAATAACTGGTCGTTCTGATGATATGTTAAAGGTTAAAGGTGTGGCGGTTTTCCCATCTCAAATTGAAAAAGCCCTTTTAAAAATTGATGGGGTTGAACCACACTATCAAATTATTGTTACTAGACCGCACAACCTTGATGAAATGGAAGTTAAGGTTGAAACTTCTGAAAGCTTATTCTCTGATGAAATAAAAGAAATGGTGGCCATAAGGAAAAAGATTGCTAATTTCATTGAAAATGAGATTGGGATACGTGTTAATATTACTCTAGTGGAACCTAAAAGTTTACCTCGCAGTGAAGGTAAAGCAGTTAGAGTCATTGACAAACGAAACATGTACTAA
- a CDS encoding superoxide dismutase: MEKKFYELPELSYGYKDLEPYISEEQLSIHHKKHHQAYVDGANALLKKFDETREKGEDFDIKAVAKELSFHVGGFVLHRLFWGNLGPADKFGGEPEGILAKYIEKDFGSFERFKKEFSQAAIGAEGSGWAALTLCRRTDRLFIMQIEKHNVNVIPNFRILMVLDVWEHAYYLDYKNVRPDFVAAFWNIVNWEEVNKRTEIWLNSPL; this comes from the coding sequence ATGGAAAAAAAATTTTACGAACTTCCCGAGCTTTCTTATGGATATAAAGATTTAGAACCTTATATTTCTGAAGAACAATTATCTATTCATCATAAAAAGCATCACCAAGCCTATGTGGATGGAGCAAATGCATTATTAAAGAAATTTGATGAAACTCGAGAAAAAGGTGAAGATTTTGATATAAAAGCAGTTGCCAAGGAACTGTCATTTCATGTGGGAGGTTTTGTACTTCATAGATTATTCTGGGGGAATTTAGGCCCTGCAGATAAGTTTGGAGGAGAACCAGAGGGCATACTGGCCAAGTATATTGAAAAAGATTTTGGAAGTTTTGAAAGGTTTAAAAAAGAATTTTCTCAAGCAGCAATTGGAGCAGAAGGATCAGGATGGGCCGCATTAACTCTTTGTCGTAGGACTGACCGTCTTTTTATCATGCAAATTGAAAAACACAATGTTAATGTTATTCCAAACTTCAGAATATTGATGGTTCTGGATGTATGGGAACATGCCTACTATCTGGACTATAAAAATGTCCGGCCGGATTTTGTAGCGGCTTTCTGGAATATTGTTAACTGGGAAGAAGTCAATAAAAGGACTGAAATATGGTTGAATTCTCCTTTGTGA
- a CDS encoding peroxiredoxin, with the protein MGDKVYEVRKIKKKGRGMPLIGDKFPKMEVQTTQGMMKLPKAFKGKWFILFSHPADFTPVCTTEFVAFQKRYDEFKKFNCELIGLSIDQIFSHLKWIEWIEDNLDTEITFPVIADTGKVADTLGLIHPARPTNTVRAVFIMDPKGIIRAILYYPQELGRNMDEILRMIEGFNNIEEKGVAIPANWPNNELIGKGLIIPPPSDVESVKKRKEQHTCYDWWLCHRNYYKW; encoded by the coding sequence ATGGGAGATAAAGTATATGAAGTAAGAAAAATTAAGAAAAAAGGTCGAGGAATGCCATTAATAGGAGATAAATTTCCAAAAATGGAAGTTCAAACAACTCAGGGAATGATGAAACTTCCCAAAGCATTTAAGGGTAAATGGTTTATTTTATTTTCTCATCCGGCAGATTTTACACCAGTGTGTACTACGGAGTTTGTTGCATTCCAGAAGCGCTATGATGAATTTAAAAAATTCAACTGTGAATTGATTGGCCTAAGCATTGATCAGATTTTCTCGCATCTGAAATGGATAGAATGGATTGAAGACAATCTGGACACAGAAATTACATTCCCAGTAATTGCAGATACTGGTAAAGTAGCGGATACATTGGGTTTGATTCACCCGGCCCGACCTACTAATACGGTTAGAGCAGTGTTTATTATGGATCCTAAGGGTATAATACGTGCTATATTGTATTATCCTCAAGAATTAGGCAGGAACATGGATGAAATTCTGCGTATGATTGAAGGATTTAATAACATTGAGGAAAAAGGGGTGGCCATACCTGCTAACTGGCCAAATAATGAGTTAATCGGTAAAGGTCTTATAATACCTCCACCATCTGACGTAGAGTCTGTAAAAAAACGAAAAGAGCAACATACTTGCTATGATTGGTGGTTATGCCATAGAAATTATTATAAATGGTGA
- a CDS encoding ferritin: protein MVSEKMQDALNGQMNAELYSAYLYLAMAAYYEDSDLPGFANWMRVQAQEEMTHAMKFYDYLVQRGARVALDTIEKPPFDWESPLDVSERVLEHEKKVTGLINNLVNLAMDEKDHATNNFLQWYVAEQVEEEESVGAVLQKVRLAGNSSSGLLMVDAELATRVFNPPLAQK, encoded by the coding sequence ATGGTAAGTGAAAAAATGCAAGATGCTTTAAATGGACAGATGAATGCTGAATTGTATTCTGCTTATTTATATTTGGCCATGGCTGCTTATTATGAGGACTCGGATTTACCTGGATTTGCTAACTGGATGAGAGTCCAGGCCCAGGAAGAAATGACTCATGCCATGAAATTCTATGATTATTTGGTGCAAAGAGGTGCTCGGGTTGCTTTAGACACAATTGAAAAACCTCCATTTGATTGGGAATCTCCTTTAGATGTTTCTGAACGTGTTTTGGAACATGAAAAAAAGGTTACTGGATTAATTAATAATTTAGTAAATCTGGCCATGGATGAGAAGGACCATGCTACCAACAATTTTCTGCAATGGTATGTTGCTGAACAGGTAGAAGAAGAGGAATCTGTGGGTGCAGTACTTCAAAAAGTTCGTTTGGCAGGAAATTCTTCCAGTGGCCTTTTAATGGTGGATGCTGAATTGGCTACTCGTGTCTTTAATCCACCATTAGCACAGAAATAG
- a CDS encoding FprA family A-type flavoprotein → MAVRIIKSGIYSVGAIDWDRKLFDELIPLPQGTSYNSYIVEGTNKTALIDTVDPSKTQELLDNLDETGLNIDYIISNHAEQDHSGSIPAVLEKFPDAVIVTNPQCEKLLKSFFELSNAKLKVIGDGETLSLGDKTLKFIFTPWVHWPDTMVTYAIEDEILFSCDFFGSHLATSELFGPEGMSSLIPSKRYYAEIMMPFRPMILNNLKKIESLEIEIIGPSHGPLISNPTEIMNLYVKWASNETSNQVVLPYVSMHGSTELMAKYLIDALIKRGIEVKPFNLSKMELGEFLIDLVDSSTLVMAAPTVLTKPHPFMAQILYLVNVLRPKLNYGAIIGSYGWGTMMEDEIKGLLNNLKINYHETLLIKGLPKEKDFKKLDNLADQILETMGN, encoded by the coding sequence ATGGCTGTTAGAATTATAAAAAGTGGAATCTACTCTGTTGGAGCTATTGACTGGGATAGAAAACTGTTTGATGAGTTAATACCCCTTCCACAGGGTACTTCTTATAATTCTTATATTGTGGAGGGAACAAATAAAACTGCATTAATCGATACAGTTGACCCTTCAAAAACACAAGAATTATTGGATAACCTGGATGAAACAGGCTTAAATATAGATTATATTATTTCTAATCACGCTGAACAGGACCACTCTGGTTCCATTCCAGCAGTTCTGGAAAAATTTCCAGACGCAGTTATTGTAACTAATCCTCAATGTGAAAAACTTCTTAAAAGCTTTTTTGAACTTTCTAATGCAAAATTAAAAGTTATTGGAGATGGAGAAACCCTATCTTTAGGTGATAAAACTTTAAAATTTATTTTTACTCCATGGGTGCACTGGCCAGATACTATGGTGACTTATGCAATAGAGGATGAAATTCTCTTTTCCTGTGATTTTTTTGGCTCACACCTGGCCACTAGTGAATTATTTGGCCCAGAGGGTATGTCAAGTTTAATTCCATCAAAAAGATATTATGCGGAAATCATGATGCCTTTTAGACCTATGATATTGAATAATCTCAAGAAAATAGAATCCCTAGAAATTGAAATCATTGGACCTTCACATGGACCTTTAATTTCAAACCCTACTGAAATTATGAATTTATATGTAAAATGGGCTTCTAATGAGACATCTAATCAAGTAGTTCTTCCTTATGTTTCCATGCATGGAAGTACGGAATTAATGGCCAAATATTTGATAGATGCTCTGATTAAAAGGGGCATTGAAGTAAAACCATTTAATCTGTCTAAGATGGAATTGGGAGAATTTTTAATAGATCTAGTGGATTCATCTACACTAGTAATGGCGGCACCTACTGTTTTGACTAAACCACATCCTTTCATGGCCCAAATTCTTTATCTGGTAAATGTTTTAAGACCAAAACTTAATTATGGTGCGATTATTGGTTCTTATGGCTGGGGAACTATGATGGAAGATGAAATCAAGGGCCTATTAAATAATTTAAAAATTAATTACCATGAAACTCTATTAATAAAAGGTTTACCCAAAGAAAAAGACTTTAAAAAGTTAGATAATTTGGCAGATCAGATTTTAGAAACAATGGGGAATTAA
- a CDS encoding rubredoxin encodes MAKYICEMCGYIYDPENGDPDSGVEAGTSFEDIPDDWVCPICGVGKDQFKKMD; translated from the coding sequence ATGGCTAAATATATCTGTGAAATGTGTGGTTACATATATGATCCTGAAAATGGAGACCCAGACTCTGGAGTAGAGGCTGGAACTTCTTTTGAAGACATTCCTGATGATTGGGTCTGCCCCATTTGTGGTGTAGGAAAAGATCAATTCAAAAAGATGGATTGA
- a CDS encoding rubredoxin encodes MKRYKCKLCGYIYDPEKGESRSNIEPGTSFEDLPANWKCPSCGAPKRMFIALKN; translated from the coding sequence ATGAAAAGATACAAATGTAAATTATGTGGCTATATATATGACCCCGAAAAGGGTGAATCTAGATCTAATATTGAACCTGGGACTTCTTTTGAAGATTTACCTGCTAATTGGAAGTGTCCATCTTGTGGAGCACCCAAAAGAATGTTTATTGCTTTAAAGAACTAA
- a CDS encoding rubredoxin has product MRYKCRVCKYIYDPESGEARSGVSPGTEFEQLPDDWHCPKCGAGKLRFLQIK; this is encoded by the coding sequence ATGAGATATAAATGTCGAGTTTGTAAATATATTTATGACCCTGAATCGGGTGAAGCTCGTTCAGGTGTTAGTCCTGGAACTGAATTTGAACAACTTCCTGATGATTGGCACTGCCCTAAATGTGGCGCGGGAAAATTAAGGTTCTTACAGATTAAATAA
- a CDS encoding universal stress protein — MFNKIMIPSDGSKFAEKAEDVAIDLAKKLESTVVAVHIIDEKLIYPFDIMEEEGNKILSKISEKGKAKDVKVDEVLIFGNPRHDMKKIAEKSHADMVVIGSHGRSGIEKILMGSVAENALKTVDVPVLLVK; from the coding sequence ATGTTTAATAAAATAATGATACCGAGTGATGGGTCAAAATTCGCGGAAAAAGCTGAAGATGTGGCCATCGATTTGGCTAAAAAACTTGAATCAACTGTCGTAGCGGTTCATATAATTGATGAAAAGCTCATTTATCCTTTTGATATTATGGAAGAAGAAGGAAATAAGATTTTATCTAAAATTAGTGAAAAGGGAAAGGCTAAAGATGTAAAAGTAGATGAGGTCCTTATTTTTGGAAATCCTAGGCATGATATGAAGAAAATTGCTGAAAAATCTCATGCCGATATGGTGGTTATCGGGTCACATGGGCGTTCTGGTATTGAAAAAATTTTAATGGGCAGTGTGGCCGAAAATGCTTTAAAAACAGTTGATGTACCTGTTTTACTTGTTAAGTAA
- a CDS encoding flavin reductase family protein, with protein MNFEDFPAENAHRILAPRPTVIITTVNSKGDINAAPFSFVMPVSMNPPIIAFASAPKHDTNLNINEIGEFVVNLTPDSILQKMWITGEKLPYGENELEKAGLTSIPSKIVSPPRIVESMAHLECEVLRVNTVGDHNLITAYVVHASVQENCMKDGLLDVEKVKPILHLGGTSFIIGDNLKKVE; from the coding sequence ATGAATTTTGAAGACTTTCCAGCAGAGAACGCACACAGAATATTAGCTCCCAGACCTACGGTTATCATAACGACAGTTAATTCTAAGGGAGATATTAATGCAGCTCCATTTTCATTTGTAATGCCTGTTTCAATGAATCCACCAATTATAGCTTTCGCATCAGCCCCTAAACATGATACTAACTTAAATATAAATGAAATTGGGGAGTTTGTGGTTAATCTTACTCCAGATAGCATTTTGCAGAAAATGTGGATTACAGGTGAAAAATTACCCTATGGTGAAAATGAACTTGAAAAAGCAGGATTGACATCCATACCGTCTAAAATTGTTTCCCCGCCTAGAATTGTAGAATCCATGGCCCATTTAGAATGTGAAGTTCTAAGGGTAAATACAGTCGGTGACCACAATTTGATAACTGCTTATGTGGTTCATGCCTCAGTTCAGGAAAATTGCATGAAAGATGGCCTTTTAGATGTTGAAAAAGTTAAACCTATTCTTCATTTAGGTGGAACTAGTTTCATTATCGGTGATAATCTCAAAAAAGTTGAATAA
- a CDS encoding ABC transporter ATP-binding protein has product MIEIENLSKTYKMDNGAEIKALDNINLKVESGEILGIIGMSGSGKTTLLRILRGVEPFDEGDIVLDDIKVSHDSNPYYFTKLKRATAIHLQRSFGLWAETALQNVVRKLYGAKYGDESMSDKEYAFDEFEQEAMELLKLVGLEHKAQHFAPVLSGGEKQRLIMARQLAKKPKVLLLDEPATMSCPKTKQEIFDAIKNINKELGVTVVLVSHLPEIHQYLADRLVLMKNGKVTDEGEPKKIIKEFLEDLEPEEEIKLEASSEEIIKINDIEKRFFLIKGGSVLDIKSINFEVNKGEIISLIGPSGAGKTVLLRMIAGLDFPDSGSVQFKTDGEWVDMHEPGIKRMKIRSQMGFMHQEFALTHYSTIKDQIASRLGIKGQDVVRHAKKIAEELGISDQVLDVLYQLTDLPEAEAKSRLEKIGLSAEILHELFPSFPDNEVKKYAKPIFEALDLSLDILDRKSFELSGGQKVRATMALVLASQPEVLILDEPFGDLDPITLRSVSNSLKRINNEFETTILMVSHHLDFVEELSTRAILIDDGKFIMDGIPQELCSEFIRRSDVDYLND; this is encoded by the coding sequence ATGATTGAAATTGAAAATCTTTCAAAAACTTATAAAATGGATAATGGAGCCGAAATTAAGGCCTTAGATAATATCAATCTTAAAGTTGAATCTGGTGAAATACTAGGAATAATTGGGATGAGTGGGTCTGGTAAAACCACTCTTTTGAGGATTTTAAGAGGCGTAGAGCCATTTGATGAGGGAGACATTGTATTGGATGATATCAAAGTTTCGCATGATTCAAACCCCTATTATTTTACCAAGCTCAAGAGGGCCACAGCTATTCATTTACAGAGATCATTCGGGCTCTGGGCAGAAACTGCTCTACAAAATGTAGTTAGAAAACTCTATGGTGCCAAGTATGGTGATGAATCCATGAGTGATAAAGAATATGCTTTTGATGAATTTGAGCAAGAGGCCATGGAATTATTGAAATTAGTGGGCTTAGAACATAAAGCACAGCACTTTGCACCAGTATTAAGTGGTGGGGAAAAACAAAGACTCATAATGGCTCGACAACTGGCTAAAAAACCAAAAGTCTTACTTTTAGATGAGCCGGCGACCATGTCTTGTCCTAAAACTAAACAGGAAATTTTTGATGCTATTAAAAATATAAATAAAGAACTGGGCGTTACTGTAGTTTTAGTATCTCATTTGCCAGAAATTCACCAATATCTCGCCGATAGATTAGTTTTAATGAAGAATGGGAAAGTTACCGATGAAGGTGAACCTAAAAAAATCATAAAAGAATTTTTAGAGGATTTAGAGCCAGAAGAAGAAATTAAATTAGAAGCTTCTTCTGAAGAAATTATAAAAATTAATGATATTGAGAAAAGATTTTTCCTGATAAAGGGAGGTTCTGTTCTGGATATTAAATCCATTAACTTTGAGGTCAATAAAGGAGAAATTATTTCTTTAATTGGTCCTAGTGGTGCGGGCAAAACGGTTTTGCTTAGGATGATTGCCGGTTTAGACTTTCCTGATTCTGGATCTGTGCAATTTAAAACTGATGGTGAATGGGTGGATATGCACGAGCCCGGAATTAAAAGAATGAAGATCAGAAGTCAGATGGGATTTATGCATCAAGAATTTGCATTGACTCACTATTCCACTATTAAGGATCAGATTGCTTCTCGTTTAGGAATTAAGGGACAAGATGTTGTAAGGCATGCTAAAAAAATTGCTGAAGAATTAGGTATCAGTGATCAGGTTTTAGATGTTTTATACCAGCTTACGGATCTACCTGAAGCTGAGGCCAAATCAAGATTGGAAAAAATAGGACTTTCTGCTGAAATTTTACATGAATTATTCCCTAGCTTCCCGGATAATGAAGTTAAAAAGTATGCAAAACCAATTTTTGAGGCTCTTGATTTGTCTTTGGATATTCTTGATAGAAAATCATTTGAATTATCTGGTGGGCAGAAGGTAAGGGCCACTATGGCACTAGTACTTGCTTCACAACCAGAAGTTTTAATTTTAGATGAGCCTTTTGGAGATTTGGACCCAATAACATTAAGATCTGTTTCTAATTCTCTCAAAAGAATAAATAATGAATTCGAAACTACTATTTTAATGGTGAGTCACCATCTGGACTTCGTAGAAGAATTAAGTACTCGCGCTATCTTAATAGATGATGGAAAATTCATAATGGATGGTATTCCTCAAGAGCTATGTTCAGAATTTATTAGAAGAAGTGATGTAGACTATTTAAATGATTAA
- a CDS encoding nicotinamide-nucleotide adenylyltransferase — MRGLLVGRMQPVHQGHIQVVKRILEEVDEVIICIGSAQLSHTLKDPFTGGERVMMLTKALSEDGIPASKYYILPIQDIACNSVWVAHIKMLTPPFEKIYTGNPLVQRLFLEEGYQVTTPPLFYRDTLSGTEVRKRMLNGEDWESLVPSSVIEAISEIDGLERIKHLAKKEVSEK; from the coding sequence ATGAGGGGATTACTCGTAGGTAGAATGCAACCAGTTCATCAGGGCCATATTCAGGTTGTAAAAAGGATACTAGAAGAAGTAGATGAAGTTATTATTTGCATAGGAAGTGCTCAGCTGAGTCACACTTTAAAAGATCCTTTTACTGGTGGAGAGCGAGTGATGATGCTGACCAAAGCATTAAGTGAGGATGGGATTCCCGCTTCCAAATATTACATATTACCAATTCAAGATATAGCTTGTAATTCGGTGTGGGTGGCACATATTAAGATGTTAACTCCACCTTTTGAGAAAATATACACTGGAAATCCTCTAGTTCAACGTTTATTCCTGGAAGAAGGTTACCAGGTTACCACACCACCATTGTTTTATAGAGATACTTTATCGGGCACTGAAGTCCGGAAAAGAATGCTTAATGGAGAAGATTGGGAATCACTTGTTCCGAGTTCAGTAATAGAAGCCATAAGTGAAATTGACGGCCTGGAACGAATAAAACATCTAGCCAAAAAAGAAGTAAGCGAAAAATAA
- a CDS encoding molybdenum cofactor biosynthesis protein MoaE, with product MLVKIIKKDEEQINISDLIDQVKKSPYIDESGAIFSFEGIVRGKEKDLEVKKLILSTPNITETQKGLESIVREVKDKYSVKEIAVVHYLGEFYIGDPLFLVVVAGAHRHETLDALKEVIERTKFDLDFQKDEKSNKGTNIIMSGG from the coding sequence ATGCTAGTTAAAATTATTAAAAAAGACGAAGAGCAGATCAATATATCTGATCTCATTGATCAAGTTAAAAAAAGTCCATATATAGATGAATCCGGGGCTATTTTTTCCTTTGAAGGGATTGTTAGAGGAAAAGAAAAGGATTTAGAAGTTAAAAAACTAATATTAAGTACTCCCAATATTACTGAAACCCAAAAAGGTCTGGAATCAATTGTTAGGGAAGTTAAAGACAAATATTCCGTTAAAGAAATAGCTGTAGTACATTATTTAGGTGAATTTTACATAGGAGATCCTTTATTTTTAGTTGTTGTGGCAGGTGCACACCGTCATGAAACTTTAGATGCATTAAAAGAAGTTATTGAAAGAACAAAATTTGATCTGGACTTTCAAAAAGATGAAAAAAGTAATAAAGGCACTAATATTATAATGTCTGGTGGTTAA
- a CDS encoding HD domain-containing protein, translated as MKFIRDSVHGNLQIDDFELKLVDTPQIQRLRRIKQLGFTNLIYPGANHSRFEHSIGTMYLASRLADHLKLDNEKKRILRACALLHDTGHGPFSHVSEAVLDEKHEVLTARVIKNSSLGELLSEEFDINQIIDIINGKTVLGQAISGELDVDRMDYLLRDSHYTGVAYGIIDIERLIYNMKLENNLVLDKKGVQAAESTLLARYFMYPSVYQHHTTRIVNAMFRRCLRKLIEKKEIDAKKIYQYDDADIITLSRGQEGFIGEMMHKLDNRDLLKNISSLKISDLEDPQQAFKIKRKELKKAEKEIAEDKNIPEDYLIINMPEYPSFDEMRTLVSVGDAIVKLSEISSIVGALRDARFNHADLCLYVPEEHTSKLHDFNFYDYLNLPEQKNRHDKQMRLISPL; from the coding sequence TTGAAGTTTATAAGAGATAGTGTTCATGGTAATCTACAGATTGACGATTTTGAGCTTAAATTAGTTGATACTCCACAGATACAAAGATTAAGAAGAATAAAGCAATTAGGATTTACCAATTTAATTTATCCCGGTGCAAATCATTCACGTTTTGAGCATTCCATTGGCACCATGTATCTTGCTTCTAGATTAGCTGATCATTTAAAGCTAGATAATGAGAAAAAAAGAATTTTAAGAGCATGTGCTCTTTTACATGATACTGGACATGGGCCCTTTTCTCACGTTTCTGAAGCAGTTTTAGATGAAAAGCATGAAGTTCTAACTGCTAGGGTCATCAAAAACTCAAGTCTTGGAGAATTGCTGTCTGAAGAATTTGATATTAATCAAATAATTGATATAATAAATGGAAAAACAGTATTAGGTCAGGCCATATCTGGAGAGCTTGATGTAGATAGAATGGACTATCTTTTACGTGATTCACATTATACTGGGGTTGCATACGGAATAATAGACATAGAAAGACTCATTTATAATATGAAACTAGAAAATAATCTAGTACTTGATAAAAAAGGAGTTCAAGCTGCAGAGTCAACACTCTTAGCACGTTATTTCATGTATCCCAGTGTTTATCAACACCATACTACCCGAATTGTTAATGCCATGTTTAGACGTTGTTTAAGAAAATTAATTGAAAAAAAAGAAATTGACGCCAAAAAAATATACCAATACGATGATGCAGATATAATTACGCTTTCCAGAGGTCAGGAAGGTTTCATAGGGGAGATGATGCATAAATTAGACAATCGGGATTTATTAAAAAATATAAGTTCTCTAAAAATTAGTGATCTTGAAGATCCACAGCAAGCATTTAAGATTAAAAGGAAAGAGCTAAAAAAAGCTGAAAAAGAGATTGCTGAAGATAAAAACATTCCTGAAGATTATTTAATTATTAACATGCCAGAATATCCATCATTTGATGAAATGAGAACTTTAGTATCAGTGGGCGATGCCATAGTAAAATTAAGTGAAATATCCAGTATTGTGGGCGCTTTAAGAGATGCTAGATTTAATCATGCGGATCTTTGTCTTTACGTTCCTGAAGAACACACATCAAAATTACATGATTTCAATTTTTACGATTATTTGAACTTACCTGAACAAAAAAACAGACATGACAAGCAAATGCGACTAATAAGTCCATTATAA